In a single window of the Deferribacterota bacterium genome:
- the deoC gene encoding deoxyribose-phosphate aldolase gives MPNDEEKQLLDNIIGGYTPKPAELSRFIDHTILKPNINEKDVIKACDESIRYNFKSLCVPPCYVELAKKRLGNSNTKVISVVSFPFGYSLPETKKKEARALYDLGIDELDIVTNISMIKSKKFNYIEKEIKLLKEAIKIPLKIIVETCYLDRSEKEAICHILLKYNIGYIKTSTGFGPKGAEIEDIKLFKSILDDKIKIKASGGIRDFELCVKMIRAGASRIGSSSSVNIVGKMDVA, from the coding sequence CTAACGATGAAGAAAAACAACTATTAGATAATATTATAGGGGGCTATACACCTAAACCAGCTGAGTTATCGAGGTTTATAGACCATACCATTTTAAAACCAAATATAAACGAAAAAGATGTTATTAAAGCATGCGATGAATCAATAAGATATAATTTTAAATCATTATGTGTACCACCCTGCTATGTGGAATTAGCAAAAAAAAGACTAGGTAATAGTAACACGAAAGTAATATCAGTGGTGAGCTTTCCCTTTGGGTATAGTTTGCCAGAAACAAAGAAAAAAGAGGCGAGAGCACTATATGACCTAGGGATAGATGAGCTAGATATTGTTACAAATATATCAATGATAAAAAGTAAAAAATTTAACTATATTGAAAAGGAAATAAAATTATTAAAAGAAGCTATTAAGATTCCACTAAAAATAATAGTTGAAACCTGTTATTTGGATAGATCAGAAAAGGAGGCTATATGTCATATATTATTAAAATACAATATAGGCTATATTAAAACCTCCACAGGTTTTGGTCCAAAAGGAGCTGAAATAGAAGATATTAAGCTTTTTAAAAGTATATTAGATGATAAGATTAAGATTAAGGCTAGCGGTGGCATTAGGGATTTTGAATTATGTGTAAAAATGATTAGAGCTGGAGCATCGCGTATTGGCAGTAGCTCAAGCGTGAATATTGTAGGTAAAATGGATGTTGCATGA